In one window of Streptomyces griseus subsp. griseus DNA:
- the xseA gene encoding exodeoxyribonuclease VII large subunit → MALNTSAEAPLPVGEVSRLIGGWIDRLGAIWVEGQITQLSRRPGAGVVFLTLRDPSHDISVSVTCFRQVFDRIADVVSEGARVVVLAKPEWYAPRGQLSLRATDIRPVGIGELLVRLEQLKKSLAAEGLFALDRKKPLPFLPQLIGLVSGRASAAERDVLENARRRWPAVRFEVRNTAVQGVNAVSQVVQAVEELDALPEVDVIVVARGGGSVEDLLPFSDEQLIRAVAACRTPVVSAIGHEPDSPLLDLVADLRASTPTDAAKKVVPDVGEELERVQQLRDRALRTVRGILDREERGLAHALGRPAMERPQRLVDERAAEVDALVGRSRRVLGHLLDRADSELAHTRARVVSLSPAATLERGYAVLQRPDGHVVRSPAEAGAPGEPLRARVSEGEFTVRVDGDGPREPHDPDERS, encoded by the coding sequence ATGGCTCTCAACACGTCCGCGGAAGCGCCGCTGCCCGTAGGTGAGGTGTCGCGCCTGATCGGGGGGTGGATCGACCGGCTCGGTGCCATCTGGGTGGAGGGGCAGATCACCCAGCTCTCGCGGCGGCCGGGGGCCGGGGTCGTCTTCCTGACCCTGCGCGACCCGTCCCATGACATCTCGGTGAGCGTGACCTGCTTCCGGCAGGTGTTCGACCGGATCGCCGATGTGGTGAGCGAGGGCGCGCGGGTCGTCGTCCTCGCCAAGCCCGAGTGGTACGCGCCCCGGGGGCAGCTGTCGCTGCGGGCCACCGACATACGGCCGGTGGGCATCGGCGAGCTGCTGGTGCGGCTGGAGCAGCTGAAGAAGTCGCTGGCCGCCGAGGGGCTCTTCGCGCTGGACCGGAAGAAGCCGCTTCCCTTCCTGCCGCAGCTCATCGGGCTGGTCAGCGGGCGGGCCTCCGCCGCCGAGCGCGATGTCCTGGAGAACGCCCGCCGCCGCTGGCCCGCCGTGCGCTTCGAGGTCCGCAACACCGCCGTGCAGGGGGTGAACGCGGTCAGTCAGGTGGTCCAGGCGGTCGAGGAGCTGGACGCGCTGCCCGAGGTGGACGTGATCGTCGTGGCGCGGGGCGGTGGGAGCGTGGAGGATCTGCTGCCGTTCTCCGACGAGCAGCTGATCCGGGCCGTCGCCGCCTGCCGTACGCCGGTGGTCTCCGCGATCGGCCATGAGCCGGACTCCCCGCTGCTGGACCTGGTGGCGGACCTGCGCGCCTCCACGCCCACGGACGCGGCCAAGAAGGTCGTACCGGACGTGGGCGAGGAGCTGGAGCGGGTGCAGCAGCTGAGGGACCGGGCGCTGCGGACCGTACGGGGCATCCTGGACCGCGAGGAGCGGGGGCTCGCGCACGCGCTGGGCCGGCCCGCGATGGAGCGGCCCCAGCGGCTGGTGGACGAGCGGGCGGCCGAGGTCGACGCGCTCGTCGGGCGCAGCCGCCGGGTGCTGGGCCATCTGCTGGACCGGGCCGATTCGGAGCTGGCGCACACCCGGGCCCGGGTGGTGTCGCTGTCGCCCGCCGCCACGCTGGAGCGGGGGTACGCGGTGCTCCAGCGGCCCGACGGCCATGTGGTGCGCTCCCCCGCCGAGGCCGGGGCGCCCGGCGAGCCGCTGCGGGCGCGGGTGTCGGAGGGCGAGTTCACGGTGCGGGTGGACGGGGACGGCCCCCGCGAGCCCCATGATCCAGACGAAAGATCCTAG
- a CDS encoding APC family permease, with product MMSVSGSGTGSADGSGAVSGVGKGELRRTLGFRDLVVYGLLFIAPMAPVGIFGTLDAKSGGSVALVYIVATVVMGFTAFSYAQMVRVAPFAGSVFTYARKGLGEGPGFIAGWMAMLDYLLIPAVAYLFSGIAMNALVPEVSRWVWTAIAVLITTLLNLWGVRAAARVGFAVLAMEIVVLLVFVVSAVVVLVQDGAQRGWLTPLTGDAAFSMAAVLGAVSVAVLSYLGFDAIASFAEEVTGGSQKVARAVLFCLVLAGVLFIVQTYLAALLEPMSSAELAADPGAQGSAFYDAVDASVGTWLHDLVAVSKAIGAAFAALAGQAAAGRLVFAMARERRLPRLLARVDPKSGVPRLAILGAAIVTLVAAVWAARRDDGLDHLVSVVDIGALTAFVLLHASVVGWFVVRRMSGPPVWWKHVLVPVVGAGVLVAVIVEATTSAQVVGLCWLAVGFAVLAVQGAGGRGMERPQ from the coding sequence ATGATGTCGGTCTCGGGGAGCGGTACGGGGTCCGCGGACGGCAGCGGGGCGGTAAGCGGCGTCGGGAAAGGCGAGCTGCGGCGGACGCTCGGCTTCCGGGACCTCGTCGTCTACGGGCTGCTGTTCATCGCCCCCATGGCGCCCGTCGGCATCTTCGGCACCCTGGACGCCAAGTCCGGCGGTTCGGTCGCCCTCGTCTACATCGTGGCCACCGTCGTCATGGGGTTCACCGCCTTCAGCTACGCCCAGATGGTGCGCGTCGCCCCCTTCGCCGGCTCGGTCTTCACGTATGCCCGCAAGGGGCTCGGGGAGGGGCCCGGGTTCATCGCGGGGTGGATGGCGATGCTGGACTATCTGCTGATCCCGGCCGTCGCCTACCTCTTCTCCGGCATCGCGATGAACGCCCTGGTCCCGGAGGTGTCGCGGTGGGTGTGGACCGCGATCGCCGTTCTCATCACCACGCTGCTCAACCTGTGGGGCGTACGGGCGGCCGCGCGGGTCGGGTTCGCCGTGCTGGCCATGGAGATCGTGGTGCTGCTGGTCTTCGTGGTGTCGGCCGTCGTGGTCCTCGTGCAGGACGGGGCGCAGCGCGGGTGGCTGACGCCGCTCACCGGGGACGCGGCGTTCTCCATGGCGGCGGTGCTGGGCGCGGTGTCGGTGGCCGTGCTGTCGTATCTGGGGTTCGACGCCATCGCCTCGTTCGCCGAGGAGGTGACGGGCGGGTCGCAGAAGGTGGCGCGGGCGGTGCTGTTCTGTCTGGTGCTCGCGGGGGTGCTCTTCATCGTCCAGACGTATCTGGCGGCGCTGCTGGAGCCGATGAGCTCGGCCGAGCTGGCGGCCGACCCGGGGGCCCAGGGGTCGGCCTTCTACGACGCGGTGGACGCCTCCGTCGGGACCTGGCTGCACGACCTGGTGGCGGTCAGCAAGGCGATCGGTGCGGCGTTCGCGGCGCTGGCGGGGCAGGCGGCCGCCGGGCGGCTCGTCTTCGCGATGGCCCGTGAGCGGCGGCTGCCGCGCCTCCTCGCCCGGGTCGACCCGAAGTCGGGCGTGCCGCGGCTCGCCATCCTGGGTGCGGCGATCGTGACGCTGGTGGCCGCGGTGTGGGCCGCCCGGCGCGACGACGGACTCGACCATCTGGTGTCGGTGGTGGACATCGGGGCGCTGACGGCGTTCGTGCTGCTGCACGCGTCGGTGGTCGGCTGGTTCGTCGTACGCCGGATGAGCGGGCCGCCCGTCTGGTGGAAGCACGTGCTCGTTCCGGTGGTCGGTGCGGGGGTGCTGGTCGCCGTCATCGTGGAGGCGACGACGAGCGCCCAGGTGGTGGGGTTGTGCTGGCTGGCGGTGGGGTTCGCGGTGCTCGCGGTGCAGGGGGCGGGCGGGCGCGGGATGGAGCGTCCTCAGTGA
- a CDS encoding 4-hydroxy-3-methylbut-2-enyl diphosphate reductase, translating to MGRMTAKPARRVLLAAPRGYCAGVDRAVIAVEKALEQYGAPIYVRHEIVHNKYVVQTLENKGAIFVDVTAEVPEGSIVMFSAHGVAPTVHAEAAERKLATIDATCPLVTKVHKEAVRYAKEDYDILLIGHEGHEEVIGTSGEAPDHIQLVDGPEDVANIEVRDESKVVWLSQTTLSVDETMETVGALKSKFPNLLSPPSDDICYATQNRQIAVKKLAEDAELVIVVGSKNSSNSIRMVEVALDAGADAAHLVDFASEIDEAWLEGVTTVGLTSGASVPDVLVDGVIEWLAERGYEDVETVKTADESITFSLPKELRRDLRAEAAALSAE from the coding sequence ATGGGACGCATGACTGCAAAGCCTGCCCGCCGTGTCCTGCTCGCCGCACCCCGTGGCTACTGCGCGGGCGTGGACCGCGCCGTGATCGCCGTCGAGAAGGCCCTGGAGCAGTACGGGGCCCCGATCTACGTCCGCCACGAGATCGTGCACAACAAGTACGTCGTGCAGACCCTGGAGAACAAGGGCGCGATCTTCGTGGACGTCACCGCGGAGGTCCCCGAGGGCTCCATCGTGATGTTCTCCGCGCACGGAGTCGCGCCCACCGTCCACGCGGAGGCCGCCGAGCGCAAGCTCGCGACCATCGACGCGACCTGCCCGCTGGTCACCAAGGTCCACAAGGAAGCCGTCCGGTACGCCAAGGAGGACTACGACATCCTCCTGATCGGCCACGAGGGCCACGAGGAGGTCATCGGCACCTCCGGCGAGGCCCCCGACCACATCCAGCTGGTCGACGGCCCCGAGGACGTCGCGAACATCGAGGTCCGCGACGAGTCGAAGGTCGTCTGGCTCTCCCAGACCACCCTCTCCGTCGACGAGACGATGGAGACGGTGGGCGCGCTCAAGTCGAAGTTCCCCAACCTCCTCTCGCCGCCCAGCGACGACATCTGCTACGCCACGCAGAACCGCCAGATCGCGGTGAAGAAGCTGGCCGAGGACGCCGAGCTGGTCATCGTGGTCGGCTCCAAGAACTCCTCGAACTCCATCCGCATGGTGGAGGTCGCCCTCGACGCCGGAGCCGACGCCGCCCACCTGGTCGACTTCGCGAGCGAGATCGACGAGGCGTGGCTGGAGGGCGTGACGACGGTCGGCCTGACCTCCGGTGCCTCGGTCCCCGACGTCCTGGTCGACGGGGTCATCGAGTGGCTCGCGGAGCGCGGTTACGAGGACGTGGAGACGGTCAAGACGGCCGACGAGTCGATCACCTTCTCCCTCCCCAAGGAGCTCCGCCGGGACCTGCGCGCCGAGGCCGCCGCCCTTTCCGCCGAGTAG
- the ppgK gene encoding polyphosphate--glucose phosphotransferase → MEIFGVDIGGSGIKGAPVDLDRGDLAQERHKVLTPHPATPDRVADCVAEVVTHFDWQGPIGITFPGVVTDGVTRTAANVDKGWIDTDARSLLGERVGQPVTILNDADAAGVAEMTFGAGRGRKGTVIMLTLGTGIGSALFVDGRLVPNTELGHLELHGHDAEKRASTKAKEDEDLSWQHWAHRVQKYLLHVEMLFSPELFIIGGGVSRKAEKFLPLIEKVRAEMIPAELQNNAGIVGAAMAAAGK, encoded by the coding sequence ATGGAGATCTTCGGCGTGGACATCGGCGGTTCAGGGATCAAGGGCGCTCCCGTGGACCTGGACCGAGGGGACCTGGCGCAGGAGCGCCACAAAGTGCTGACACCGCATCCGGCCACGCCCGACCGCGTGGCCGACTGCGTGGCCGAGGTCGTCACCCACTTCGACTGGCAGGGCCCCATCGGGATCACGTTCCCGGGGGTCGTCACGGACGGCGTCACGCGGACGGCTGCCAATGTCGACAAGGGCTGGATCGACACGGACGCCCGCTCGCTGCTGGGCGAGCGGGTCGGCCAGCCGGTGACGATCCTCAACGACGCGGACGCGGCCGGGGTCGCGGAGATGACCTTCGGCGCGGGCCGGGGCCGTAAGGGCACGGTCATCATGCTGACCCTGGGTACGGGCATCGGCAGCGCGCTCTTCGTCGACGGCCGCCTCGTCCCCAACACGGAGCTGGGCCATCTGGAGCTGCACGGTCACGACGCGGAGAAGCGCGCCTCCACGAAGGCCAAGGAGGACGAGGACCTCAGCTGGCAGCACTGGGCGCACCGGGTGCAGAAGTATCTGCTGCACGTGGAGATGCTGTTCTCGCCCGAGCTGTTCATCATCGGTGGCGGGGTGAGCCGCAAGGCGGAGAAGTTCCTGCCGCTGATCGAGAAGGTGCGCGCGGAGATGATCCCGGCGGAGCTCCAGAACAACGCGGGGATCGTCGGCGCGGCGATGGCGGCGGCGGGGAAGTAG
- a CDS encoding DUF6542 domain-containing protein: MQGAFGESATVYRAAGGIGGRVRAVPPVLLALKRFPNPRLTGIGAGLFAALTMFVLACLDRLLFDSSELVYGLLFLPVSALTALWVRPADLVTAPISVPIAFAVGVFPISGGSEGFGGQTMALVTALAVHAGWLYGGTLIAGLIVTVRKVLHLRARQRHLLAQGRTGGAGKSSRPAGGRVPRKAAGAGAPAGRAERPRASR, encoded by the coding sequence GTGCAGGGTGCCTTCGGGGAGTCCGCCACCGTCTACCGGGCGGCGGGGGGCATCGGCGGGCGGGTGCGGGCCGTGCCGCCCGTGCTGCTCGCGCTGAAGCGGTTCCCCAATCCCCGGCTCACCGGGATCGGGGCCGGGCTGTTCGCCGCGCTCACCATGTTCGTGCTCGCCTGTCTGGACCGGCTGCTGTTCGACAGCTCCGAACTCGTCTACGGGCTGCTCTTCCTGCCGGTCAGCGCGCTCACCGCGCTCTGGGTCCGGCCCGCCGACCTGGTCACCGCGCCGATCAGCGTGCCCATCGCCTTCGCCGTCGGGGTCTTCCCGATCTCCGGCGGGTCCGAGGGCTTCGGCGGGCAGACCATGGCCCTGGTCACCGCTCTCGCCGTGCACGCCGGCTGGCTGTACGGCGGGACGCTGATCGCCGGTCTCATCGTCACCGTACGCAAGGTTCTGCACCTGCGGGCCCGGCAGCGGCATCTGCTGGCCCAGGGGCGTACGGGGGGAGCGGGGAAGTCCTCCCGGCCCGCGGGGGGCCGGGTGCCCCGGAAGGCCGCCGGGGCCGGCGCACCCGCCGGGCGGGCCGAGCGGCCCCGCGCCAGCCGGTAG
- the ychF gene encoding redox-regulated ATPase YchF translates to MSLTIGIVGLPNVGKSTLFNALTKNDVLAANYPFATIEPNVGVVGVPDPRLNKLAEIFNSQKLLPATVDFVDIAGIVRGASEGEGLGNKFLANIRESDAICQVIRAFKDENVVHVDGKVSPKDDIETINTELILADLQSVEKAVPRLTKESRLQKDKVAVLAAVEDAQKILESGQTLFSAGITAATEKGKLLHELHLLTVKPFLYVFNVDEDELVDEDFKNEQRALVAPAEAIFLNAKIESELIELDDEEALELLQSMGQEEPGLATLGRVGFDTLGLQTYLTAGPKEARAWTIKKGATAPEAAGVIHTDFQKGFIKAEIISFDDLVETGSVTEARAKGKARMEGKEYVMQDGDVVEFRFNV, encoded by the coding sequence GTGTCGCTCACGATCGGAATCGTCGGTCTGCCGAATGTCGGCAAGTCGACCCTGTTCAACGCCCTGACCAAGAACGACGTGCTGGCGGCCAACTACCCGTTCGCCACGATCGAGCCGAACGTCGGCGTGGTCGGCGTCCCGGACCCGCGCCTGAACAAGCTCGCGGAGATCTTCAACTCCCAGAAGCTCCTGCCGGCCACGGTCGACTTCGTCGACATCGCCGGCATCGTCCGGGGCGCGTCGGAGGGTGAGGGCCTGGGCAACAAGTTCCTGGCGAACATCCGTGAGTCCGATGCGATCTGCCAGGTCATCCGCGCCTTCAAGGACGAGAACGTCGTCCACGTCGACGGCAAGGTCTCGCCCAAGGACGACATCGAGACGATCAACACCGAGCTGATCCTCGCCGACCTCCAGTCCGTCGAGAAGGCCGTCCCGCGCCTGACGAAGGAGTCCCGCCTCCAGAAGGACAAGGTCGCGGTGCTCGCCGCGGTCGAGGACGCCCAGAAGATCCTGGAGTCCGGCCAGACCCTCTTCTCGGCCGGCATCACGGCCGCCACGGAGAAGGGCAAGCTCCTCCACGAGCTGCACCTGCTCACCGTCAAGCCGTTCCTCTACGTCTTCAACGTGGACGAGGACGAGCTGGTGGACGAGGACTTCAAGAACGAGCAGCGCGCCCTGGTCGCCCCCGCCGAGGCGATCTTCCTCAACGCCAAGATCGAGTCCGAACTCATCGAACTCGACGACGAAGAGGCCTTGGAGCTCCTCCAGTCCATGGGCCAGGAAGAACCCGGCCTCGCCACCCTGGGCCGCGTCGGCTTCGACACCCTGGGCCTCCAGACCTACCTCACGGCAGGCCCGAAGGAAGCCCGCGCCTGGACCATCAAGAAGGGCGCCACGGCCCCGGAGGCGGCCGGCGTGATCCACACCGACTTCCAGAAGGGCTTCATCAAGGCGGAGATCATCTCCTTCGACGACCTGGTCGAAACAGGCTCGGTCACCGAGGCCCGCGCGAAGGGCAAGGCGCGCATGGAGGGCAAGGAGTATGTGATGCAGGATGGGGATGTGGTGGAGTTCCGGTTCAACGTGTGA
- a CDS encoding NfeD family protein: MPWFAWLLAAAALGAAEFFTLTLVFGLLAGAALVAAVVAGVGIGLLGQLVALALAAVAGLALVRPVALRALDRGPITYEGSDALIGKRAEVVQEVTATHGLVKVSGEEWSARALDESHVIPVGALVDVMEIEGATAVVYPRELLP; encoded by the coding sequence ATGCCGTGGTTCGCATGGTTGCTCGCCGCCGCGGCCCTTGGGGCTGCGGAGTTCTTCACACTCACTCTCGTCTTCGGGCTGCTCGCCGGCGCCGCTCTGGTCGCTGCTGTCGTCGCCGGAGTGGGCATCGGCCTGCTCGGCCAGTTGGTCGCGCTCGCCCTGGCCGCGGTGGCGGGGCTCGCCCTCGTACGGCCTGTCGCCCTGCGGGCACTGGACCGCGGACCCATCACGTACGAGGGCAGCGATGCGCTGATCGGCAAGCGGGCCGAGGTGGTGCAAGAGGTGACCGCGACCCACGGCCTGGTCAAGGTCTCCGGTGAGGAGTGGTCCGCTCGGGCCCTCGACGAGAGCCACGTGATCCCGGTGGGCGCACTGGTGGACGTCATGGAGATCGAGGGCGCCACAGCTGTCGTGTACCCACGCGAGCTTCTTCCGTGA
- a CDS encoding glycosyl hydrolase family 65 protein translates to MSLSRISLLALAPLVAATLIAPLPPHSRAAATPKPPPSAVPACGRTDGQDPTWALSSTRFGESEGYDPYVGNGYLGHRVPATGTGYAATGEKTGWPLYTPRYDGAFVSGLYARDKAVSEGREVIAALPSWTTIEVGVGNEKFGADTAAGRISHYRQTAFLSCGLVRTSLRWTTADGRATDLTYDVLADRSDVHTGAVRLRMTPRWSGTATVTGRLDDRGARRITLRKDGTFRTLGTGVEGAVAQTMRRGSGVVETLRPESRTAPKPTPVREGSTYTFEKYVGVDTALTSATPADDAREAAHRAARRGWDRVFAANEAAWREAWSADVLAPGDPELQRWLRSAQYGLLASARRGSSDSLAPAGLTSDNYAGMIFWDAETWMFPGLLATRPELARSVVEYRYRTRDAARANAEKYGHRGLFYPWTSASRGRMDSECQSWDPPHCLTQNHLQGDVSLAVWQFYLSTGDRDWLAARGWPLLRGIAEFWQSRATANADGSYSIKNVAGPDEYSNGVDDAVFTNAVAATALRNATRAAELLGHRPPPGWNRVADGLRIPYDSDRKVFLQYAGYNGSTIKQADTVLLMYPLEWPMEPGAAAATLNYYAARTDPDGPAMTDSVHAIDAAAIGEPGCSAYTYLQRAVRPYLRGPYDLFSEARGEKSGAEDPLSGFPAEDFLTGKGGFLQVFTHGLTGLRLRENGIHLDPLLPPQLSEGVRLTGLRYRDATYEVEIGARTSTVRLTSGTPFTVHTPEGPRRLTSALALPTRRPDLIPTPDAARCRPVKATSETPGLYAEAAVDGTSTTSWSPAGAEGTLTVDLGPHPLRITSVTPHWSDVPPASHTLETSADGRFWRPYLPGDTARKVRLTVRSEDPEKPAGVTELRVEAGR, encoded by the coding sequence GTGAGCCTCTCGCGTATCTCCCTCCTCGCACTCGCACCCCTGGTCGCAGCCACCCTGATCGCACCGCTGCCGCCCCACTCCCGGGCCGCCGCCACCCCGAAGCCGCCGCCGTCCGCCGTACCCGCCTGCGGCCGCACGGACGGTCAGGACCCCACCTGGGCCTTGTCCTCCACCCGCTTCGGAGAGTCGGAGGGTTATGACCCGTACGTGGGGAACGGCTATCTGGGCCACCGGGTCCCCGCCACCGGCACCGGCTACGCGGCCACCGGCGAGAAGACGGGGTGGCCGCTCTACACACCGCGCTACGACGGCGCGTTCGTCTCGGGGCTCTACGCGCGGGACAAGGCGGTCTCCGAGGGCCGTGAGGTGATCGCCGCGCTGCCGAGCTGGACGACGATCGAGGTGGGGGTCGGCAACGAGAAATTCGGCGCGGACACAGCGGCCGGCCGGATCTCGCACTACCGGCAGACGGCCTTCCTCAGCTGCGGCCTCGTCCGTACCTCACTGCGGTGGACGACGGCGGACGGCCGGGCCACGGACCTGACGTACGACGTGCTGGCCGACCGCTCCGATGTCCACACCGGCGCCGTACGCCTGCGGATGACCCCGCGCTGGAGCGGTACGGCGACGGTCACCGGCCGGCTGGACGACCGGGGCGCACGCCGGATCACGCTGCGCAAGGACGGCACGTTCAGGACTCTCGGCACCGGCGTGGAGGGCGCGGTGGCGCAGACGATGCGCCGGGGCTCGGGGGTCGTGGAGACGCTGCGCCCGGAGTCACGTACGGCTCCGAAGCCGACGCCGGTGCGCGAGGGGTCGACGTACACCTTCGAGAAGTACGTCGGCGTCGACACCGCCCTGACCTCCGCCACCCCCGCCGACGACGCCCGCGAGGCGGCGCACCGGGCGGCGCGGCGCGGCTGGGACCGGGTGTTCGCGGCGAACGAGGCGGCGTGGCGGGAGGCGTGGTCGGCCGACGTCCTGGCCCCCGGCGACCCGGAGCTGCAACGCTGGCTGCGCTCGGCCCAGTACGGCCTGCTGGCGAGCGCCCGGCGCGGCTCCTCGGACAGCCTCGCCCCGGCGGGCCTGACCAGCGACAACTACGCGGGCATGATCTTCTGGGACGCGGAGACGTGGATGTTCCCGGGGCTGCTCGCCACCCGCCCTGAGCTGGCGCGCTCGGTCGTCGAGTACCGCTACCGCACGCGGGACGCGGCCCGGGCGAACGCCGAGAAGTACGGCCACCGGGGCCTGTTCTACCCCTGGACCAGCGCGAGCCGGGGCCGCATGGACTCCGAGTGCCAGAGCTGGGACCCGCCGCACTGCCTGACCCAGAACCACCTCCAGGGCGATGTGTCGCTCGCCGTCTGGCAGTTCTACCTTTCCACCGGCGACCGCGACTGGCTTGCGGCACGGGGCTGGCCGCTCCTGCGGGGCATCGCCGAGTTCTGGCAGTCCCGCGCGACGGCGAACGCGGACGGCAGCTACTCCATCAAGAACGTGGCCGGGCCCGACGAGTACAGCAACGGCGTGGACGACGCCGTCTTCACCAACGCGGTGGCCGCCACCGCCCTGCGCAACGCGACCCGCGCCGCCGAACTTCTCGGCCATCGCCCGCCGCCGGGCTGGAACCGGGTGGCGGACGGCCTCCGCATCCCGTACGACTCCGACCGGAAGGTCTTCCTCCAGTACGCGGGGTACAACGGCTCCACGATCAAGCAGGCGGACACGGTCCTGCTGATGTACCCGCTGGAGTGGCCGATGGAGCCCGGCGCCGCTGCCGCCACCCTGAACTACTACGCGGCCCGCACCGACCCGGACGGCCCCGCGATGACGGACTCGGTGCACGCGATCGACGCGGCGGCGATCGGGGAGCCGGGCTGTTCGGCGTACACGTATCTGCAACGCGCGGTACGTCCGTATCTTCGCGGCCCCTACGACCTGTTCTCCGAGGCGCGCGGCGAGAAATCCGGCGCGGAGGACCCCCTGTCAGGCTTTCCGGCCGAGGACTTCCTGACCGGGAAGGGCGGTTTTCTCCAGGTCTTCACCCACGGCCTGACGGGCCTGCGCCTCCGCGAGAACGGCATCCACCTGGACCCGCTGCTGCCGCCCCAGCTGAGCGAGGGCGTACGGCTGACGGGCCTGCGCTACCGGGATGCGACGTACGAGGTCGAGATCGGCGCCCGCACGAGCACGGTCCGCCTGACGTCGGGCACCCCGTTCACGGTCCACACGCCGGAGGGCCCGCGCCGTCTCACCTCGGCGCTGGCGCTCCCCACCCGCCGCCCCGACCTGATCCCGACGCCGGACGCGGCCCGCTGCCGCCCGGTGAAGGCCACGTCCGAGACCCCCGGCCTCTACGCGGAGGCGGCGGTGGACGGCACCTCGACGACATCCTGGTCCCCGGCCGGCGCGGAGGGGACCCTGACGGTGGACCTCGGCCCGCACCCCCTGCGCATCACCTCGGTGACCCCGCACTGGAGCGACGTACCCCCCGCGTCTCACACGTTGGAAACCTCTGCGGACGGTCGCTTCTGGCGCCCGTACCTGCCGGGCGACACGGCCCGGAAGGTACGGCTGACGGTGCGGTCCGAGGACCCGGAGAAGCCGGCGGGGGTGACGGAGCTGAGGGTGGAGGCGGGCCGGTAG
- a CDS encoding erythromycin esterase family protein, which yields MVSDIARIAPTAHAVEAAAVMKLLPARPRVLALGEPTHGEDTLLDLRNELFRQLVEQEGYRTIAIESDCLMGLAVDAYVTGGAGTLDEVMEHGFSHGFGASAANRELVRWTREYNTGRPAADHLRFAGFDAPLEITGAAGPRQALTALHDHLASWLDADSLLPCTARRLDELLGPDDRWTEPAAMTDPSRSFGRSPEAAELRLIADDLVSLLDERTPQLIAAAGREAWDRARLYGRTATGLLRYHSWMADTSPGRMTRLLGVRDQLMAENLLALATRGPVLAFAHNSHLQREKSSMRLGGERPEWWSAGSIVHAHLGTAYAFLATALGTIRHHGVGTPPPETVEGLLYALPEDRCLVDARGLATTLGKALPAPRVSPWFGYFGLDPAQLAELDGLLFVKDVTQV from the coding sequence ATGGTCAGTGACATCGCGCGGATCGCGCCCACCGCTCATGCCGTAGAAGCAGCCGCCGTCATGAAACTGCTCCCGGCCCGCCCCCGCGTCCTCGCCCTCGGCGAGCCCACGCACGGCGAGGACACACTCCTCGACCTACGCAACGAACTCTTCCGGCAACTCGTCGAGCAGGAGGGTTACCGGACGATCGCCATCGAGAGCGACTGCCTGATGGGCCTGGCCGTGGACGCCTACGTCACCGGCGGTGCGGGCACCTTGGACGAGGTGATGGAGCACGGATTCAGCCACGGGTTCGGCGCGTCCGCCGCCAACCGTGAACTCGTGCGGTGGACAAGGGAGTACAACACCGGCCGCCCCGCCGCCGACCACCTCCGCTTCGCCGGTTTCGACGCCCCGCTGGAGATCACGGGCGCCGCCGGCCCCCGCCAGGCCCTCACCGCACTCCACGACCACCTCGCCTCCTGGCTGGACGCGGACAGCCTGCTCCCCTGCACCGCCCGGAGACTCGACGAGTTGCTCGGTCCCGACGACCGCTGGACCGAACCGGCCGCGATGACGGACCCGTCCCGCTCCTTCGGACGGTCACCCGAGGCGGCGGAACTCCGCCTGATCGCCGATGACTTGGTGTCGCTGCTCGACGAACGGACCCCGCAGCTGATCGCGGCGGCCGGACGGGAGGCATGGGACCGCGCCCGCCTGTACGGCCGCACCGCCACCGGCCTGCTGCGCTACCACTCCTGGATGGCCGACACCTCACCCGGCCGCATGACACGGCTGCTCGGCGTGCGGGACCAGCTGATGGCCGAGAACCTGCTCGCCCTGGCCACACGCGGCCCGGTCCTGGCCTTCGCCCACAACAGCCATCTCCAACGGGAGAAGAGTTCGATGCGGCTGGGCGGCGAGCGGCCGGAGTGGTGGAGCGCGGGGTCGATCGTGCACGCACACCTGGGGACGGCGTACGCCTTCCTCGCCACGGCCCTCGGCACGATCCGGCACCACGGGGTGGGCACCCCGCCGCCGGAGACGGTGGAGGGGCTGCTGTACGCACTGCCGGAGGACCGCTGCCTTGTGGACGCGCGCGGGTTGGCCACCACGCTGGGCAAGGCGCTCCCCGCACCCCGGGTCTCCCCCTGGTTCGGCTACTTCGGCCTGGACCCGGCGCAGCTGGCAGAGCTGGACGGCCTGCTCTTCGTCAAGGACGTGACTCAGGTCTGA